A segment of the Nitrosospira briensis C-128 genome:
CTGGTCTGCCGTCATTCGCAATGCGATTTGCATATGACGACCGATATTCTCAATACACCGCTGGCGGAAAAATGCAGCAGGCCTTTTATACCCGCTCAGTTCGATGCTTCCGGAAATCTTGTTCGGGAGGCGTCCGCTCGATGTTGCACCAGCGATCTCACCGTGGATGAATTCAAAAGTCTCAAAGGCAAAATGGACAGCTTCAACCCCGCAGCGAGGAGTTTCCCGGAATATCTGGGTGACATCCCGGGTTGGCGTACGGGTCTGTATGCCGGCCCCACCAGCGGGACTCTCCTTACCCATAAAGAAAGCATACGACTGTTCACGGACCTGGGCGTAAAAATGATGCCTGAGCTCAAGAGCACCGGTATGGCGATGCCTTATGACAGCGATGGCGATGGTGTGGGCGACTACACACAGCAGGACTACGCTCAACAGATGATCGACGAATACAAGGCTGCGGATGTCAATCCCCGGGATGTTTACGTCCAGTCGTTCGATATCCGCGACATACGCTACTGGATCGCCAATGAACCGCAGTTCGGCAAACAGGCAGTTTACCTTGACGATGCCAACGTCGTCGCTGATCTGCCCCAGGCCGCGCAACTGGCCGCATACAAGGCCGAGGGCATCAATATCGTCGCTCCGCCCCTGTTTGCCCTGCTGGCTACCGATGGCAGCGGCAACATCGTGCCCTCCAGGTACGCCGGACAGGCGAAGTCCGCGGGACTCGACATGATTACCTGGACGCTGGAACGCTCGGGAATTTTGGCGGATGGCGACAACGGCTTTTATTATCAGACTTTCGACTCGGCGATCGCGCGTGAAGGCGATGTGATGAAAGTGCTGGACGTGCTCGCGAAGGATATCGGCATTATCGGCATCTTCAGCGACTGGCCGGCAACCGTGAGCTACTATGCCAGTTGTATGAACCTTCGCTGATCGCTGATAGCCGATAGTGGACGTGTCTGCCTGATACCGACCGGATATGCGCCATGCAGGATCCCGGTCAGGCGTTTTGTGCGTCGGCATAGCGGCATGTTGCCGCGCCTTTACTCCCCATGACCGATCACCTCGGTTGAAATAAAAGTAGGTTTAAGCTGCCTCATCTCGTCGGATGTGCGTGCGGCATCCGACAGATTCTGCGATAACGCAGCGGTAGCCTTCGCCACATCGTCTCCTTGCGATGTGGCGCCCGAGGTGGTGGCGGTGACTGCGCTGGCGTCCGCTACCGGCGTGCCGGTGGAAGTGCCTGATACGGAAATGTTATCCGCACCCAGCACAACTTGTGCGGCGATATTGAGGTTACCCGCCCGAATGCCGGCATCACCCGCATTCACCGTGCCTCTGGGCGCAATCAGGTCAATGTCCCCTGCGGCTGCGCCGCCGCTGGAAAGCGCCCCGATCCCGCTGCCTGACGCAGCTCCCTGTAGTTCCTGGGTTACATTGCCCTGCGCATCCACCTTGACGACCGGCGGCGGCACTGCGGCCGCGGTCTTCTTGCCTTTACCGGCATCGATATCGCCTTCGCTCGACCATAACAGGACATCGCCACCGCCCACGGTAAGGATGCGTGACTGATTCACGAGGATGTCGTTGCGGGCGAAGCCGCGAATGTTGCCGTCAGCCACCACCACCATGCCCAACACATCGTTGCCTGTGCTTATCAGTACTTCCGGCGTATTGCTGAGGCCGACTATCACGCCTCCTCCCGGTGCCATGAACTCGATGTTGCCGCCGCGCTCGGTCTTGATGCGACTGGCGAACAAGTTGATCTCTCCCTGATAATTCTTGAAGCTTCCGTCCGGGTTTTGTTCCCGTATGCCCGGGAACACCAGTTCCAGCGCCGCATAACCCCGCTCATAGTCGGCGGCATAAGGACTTTCGCGATTGTTCGAGTCCCGCCCGGTAACGAGCAACGCCGAATAAATCATCTCGCGCACCAGGCCGCGCTGGGCTTCCCCATCCTGCGCCTGTACCGCTTTCACTGCTTGCAGCGCATCGGAACCGCTCAGGACATCATTCCCCACCAGCCAGCGCGCCTGCCACAACAGGGCATTATCCGGGCTGCCGCCCGCCTTTTCCAGTTCAGCTACCAGTCGGTCGACAGCGCCGGTATAATCGATTCCCTGCGCGCCCATTCCCGCTGCGACATCAATATCGGCGCCGCCGCGGGGCAGTTGCGCATTGTCGAGATCACCGCGGCTGACGATGCCCGCCGACGTCCCCAGATCGATATTTCGTCCCGCGGTCACCTCCAACCGGCCCAGACCGCCCACCCAGATCCTGGCATTGTCCGTCCGGTCGTTACCGGAGGTGAAGGCGACATCCCTGCCCGCCACCACGCGGCTGAGATCGCCCGCGTTGACGTGCTGCGCAACGATACCCACGTCGCGTACGTCCTGCCCCGCACGGAGCTGAAACGCCTTGGCAAGGTCGAGAGTCAGTTCATTGAAATTACCCTGGATATCGCCCGCAACGGCGTAGACTCTCACCGGCCGCGTATCGCCCGCATGGACAGGCGTGGTGGCATGGACAAGTTCCCGATCAGCAGGGCTCACGGTGGAAAGCGGAAACTGATTCGGTTTTATACCCGGCCTGATCGCAGTCGGGATCAGTGCCGGATCCCGGTCGCTCATGACTACCGGCGTATGAATATTGACGGAATCCGATGCGAGCAGCTCCAGGTTTCCGCGCCCCGCGGGACTCAGCACCGTTGTGCGCGTATCCGGCAGGACGATGCTTCCCTGAAACGCCGTAACCAACAGGCTGGGCGGCAGGATGGACAACAATTCAGTCGTATAGGTATTAGCGGATACATTAAAACTCAGCGGCGCCCGGTAAGCATTTGTCAGCACGCTGGTATCGTTGTGCAGCGTCACCGTTCCATCCAGGCTCTGCAGATGCACGCCGCTGTCTTCGCCGTAAGACGAAAACAGGCTCCAGCTGGGATTGGTGGAACTGGGCGCGCTGGCATTGAGATTGAATGTCGTCCCCCTGCCGGTGGCCTGAATCACGAGATGCGGATTCAGCACGGAATGAATGTTGACATCTCCTTGCGCGCGCACCCGCGCCTGTGTGTCGCTTAAAGCCAGGATAGTGTAGAGTGGTTTGCCACTCACGTTCTGCCCGCTGTCTATCCTGCCGCCCACATTCACGACCAGATCTCCGCGATCCGCATAGTATTGCCCACCCAGCAGATCGCCGCCGGTTTCCACCCGCACGTCACCGCCACCCGTCTTCACCAGACTGCCCGCATCCGGTGTCATGGCCGTCATGCGCGCTTGGGCCGGCGTGCTGGCGGAGAGGTTTTGGATCCTGCCGCCAGCGGTCAGCGTGACATCGCCGCCGCCCAGCGCCCCGACGCCTTGCTGGAACTGATCGAAGCGCACCCACCAGGCAGGCTGGAGCGTATACGCTCCGGTGGTTTCATTCAGCCGGCCCTGGCGGAATAACCAATTGGAATAAAGTTGCGCTGACGGCGATCCGATGATATCGCCCATTGCCGTCATGCCGATGCTTCCCCCGCCCTGGCTGAACTGGGCATCGGCAGGCGTAATGAAACCATCGGCCACATCTGCCACGCGCCCAGCGGTGTATATCGCCGCCTTGCTGTCGGCAAGCTTGATGTCGCGTCCGGCGGACATGCGGATATCTCCCGTGCCGGTGCGTATCAGCTTGCCTGCTGCCAGAGTGATGTCGCCACTGCCCGCCCTCACTGCCAGCGGGTCGGCAGCGCCGGCATCCGCTCCACCAACCAGCCGGTAACCCCAGGAATTTCCCGTGAGCAGGGTTGCGGGGGTCATACCGCTGCTGAATGGGGTCGCAACGTTGAATCCATCCGACAGATTGCTGTTAATCCTGAGGTTGCCCCCGGCACGCAGGGTCAGCATGCCGGGTTCGCCACCCGCTCGGCTTACGCCGAGATTCCAGTCCTTGCTGAGCGTGATATCCCCTGCCGATCGTACCTCGACACCGGGACGCACATGAAAAAGGGTATCGCCGGTCTTGCCCAGGCGCGAGGCGATCGCGCCGGCGTGGGACGCAAAGTGGGTGTTATCGGCGTTCACTGTGGCAAGACTCAGCGTTGTACCGCTACTTGTGCCGGTATCGGTGAGCGTGGTGATATTGCCGTACACCTTTACCGCCTCCACCACGACCGATCCGGCTCCGCTGATACTGCTGTCGATGGCGCTCACTCCCACCTCATCGCCTGCACTCGAACGGGGGGCGCGCAACAATACCTTGCCACCTTCGCCGGGTTGGCTGCCGCTGCCGCCATGCACATCCACCACGCTGCCCGCGGCCAGGTTCAGCTTACCTTCCGTCGTACCGATCTCGACTTCGCCGCCACTTCTATTCGCACCCGTTGCGTAGGCGTCGAGCCTGGCGCCCGTCAGCACGGTCACGTCATTCCCTGCGTAAAGATTGATACTGCCCGCATCCTTGCCTGAGGCGTCAATGTGGCCGGCCACGCCCAATTTGCCACCATCCGCAGCGATGTGTATTTCTTTTGCCTTGACGGTATCGGCTGCCGCCAGATGGATATCGCCCGTGCGTACGCGCAGCGTTCTTGCGCCATCGAATCCACCCTGGTTGAGTGCCGTATTAAGTGTGGAGAAATCCGGCAGCATCGCCACATCCAGCTCAAAACGCGCCCCATCGCCTCTCGCGCCGCTGTTATCCGCCGTGGCCGAACCCTGCAGACTGCTCGCGGCAATGTTTGCGGTACCATTGGCTGCGCGCATGATTACTTTGCCGGCATCGCCGCCCTCTGCGCCGGATACATTCACCCGCGCGCCGTCTTGCACGAGTATGCCTCCGTTATCGCTTGCCAATTCGATCATGCCGCCTGGTGCTGTACGGATCGCATCGAAAAAAACCACCGGCCGGCCGGCCACATTCAATTCGCCATTTGCGCCCAGCACCAGATTTCCGGCGGTTGCCGCAAGTTTGAGCTGTCCTGATGGCAGAATTGCCTGAGTGTCGAACGTCACCTCCGTACCCGACAGCACCCACTTCGCGCCCAGCGTGTTTATCGCCGCAAGAACACGATCGGACGCCCTCATAGCGGCATCGAGCCTGCCGCCTGCAGTCAGCGTCTGATCGGCGCCTTGCTCGCCGCTGATCCGCGCCACATTCAGATTCGTGTTTCCGGTGGCGCCGATATCGGTGCTGCCGGTACCGCGTCCGATCAGTTCGGTCACCATGACGTCAACCTGAGAAAATCCCTGGATGGCTTTGACGCCTTCGCCCAACACCAGTTTATCCGCCTGTATTGCCAGCGTGCCGTTGCCGAGCGCTCCGCCTGGCGTGAAGGCCGCTGCCGCCGGGTTTGACAGCGCGATGCTGTTCGCACGCAGATGTGCGGTTTTACCGCCATTGTCGAGGCCGGCCAGTCCGGCACCCTGCAGATTCAAGGCTTGCAGCGTCGGTTTGCCGTCCGCGTTTACCCCGCCAATGCTGACATCTCCATACAGGTCGAATGTCTTATAGCTCGTCAGCGTCAGTGAATTCAGACTGTTCAACCCATCGAGTTCGCCCTGGCCGAGAGTCAGGCCGTCGGCACCTGCCGGTGCATCACCAAAATTAACGCGTGCCGCGCCAATCGACAAATTTCCAGCGACCGGATTACCCTTGCCATCCGCAAAAACGGGCAGGCCCGCGAACGTATTCTGATGGGTGGCATCCAGCGTAATCGAATTCGATGCATGAATGATGCTGCCGGCTTCCCCGGCCAGCGTACCCCGGGACTGATCCGGACTGCCGCTACGCGAAAAACCAGCGACCGTGGAAGCCGCCCGCACGAGCGCTCCGTTTCCATCGGCGCTGTAGCTGCGCATTCCACCCGTACTCATCGCATTGCCTTGCGCTTCGATGGCGCTGCCGGCTTTCAGCGTGAGGGTATCCTTCGCCGCAAGGATGATTTCATCGCCTTTCAGGGCGTGACCGGCGTCATTGGCCAACGTCACCTTATCCGCGCCGACCGTGAGGCCGATCGTAGTGCCGCCGGTGGCAGAGTTCGCGACACCCGCGCTGCGCGTGCCGCCCAGCAGCAGGCTGGTCGCGCCCATGGCGTTGAGTGTAGCAGCCTCGATGCGGGTAGCCAGGGGATCGATTCCCGATGGGTTGCCGCTGGTGACAACAATGTCGGGCGCGCTGATATCCACTGCCGCCCCGCGGCCGCCTTCGGCTGCGGCCAGCTTGAAAATGGCATCCAGCGTCAGGCCACCGGTGGTCTCCAGGGTGAGCAGGCCCCCATCCTGCGGACGGCTGGAGTCGTTTGCAAAAAAATCGGACGCGCGGGTAAGCGTAATTTCCGACCGCTGCAAAACCTGATCGCGGGTCAGCACTTCAAATCCGCTCCAAAGTGCATCACGCGGGCCGCCCGATGCTGCGCGGCTGTCCGTTACATAGCCCGGCACAACCTGAATGCCGTCCTGTCTACTGTAAGCCTGCCCCGGCAGCAGATTGGATACGTCCGGGTTGAGCCGGACCGCATAAGCGCCGGGCAGCAGTGCGTAGTGGGCGGGTAGTAACGTGTAGGTGCCCGCTGACAGCCCAGGTATGCCGGAAAGATAGACGGCATCGCCCGCCGTGCGATCGAAACCGGTGTTTTCCTGCCTGTCGCCGGGTGCAAAGGAACTCGCGTAGCCCGGCAGGATGGCATAAATGCCCGGATCGTTCAGAATGTCGCGCGCCCCTCCCGGTCCCACGCTGAATTCGTAAGACTGCAAATCTCCCCCACCCGCGAGATGAACGGTGGCACCCGCCTGCATGTCGATATTCGCCGCCTGGGTACGAATGGATTTTTCAGACAATGCAAGCTGTGGGATATCCTGTGAGTCCGGCCTGTATAACCAGCTACGGCCATTCACGGTCATGCCGAAGGGAATCAGGCTGCCGGGAACGGCAGCGATGGAAGTCAGGCTTCCGTCCTTGAAAACAAGTGTATCGGCGGCAGTGAAAACCAGTTGGCCGAACGGCGCCCATATATTGCCGCCCTGGATGATATTCGCGGCGGTTACCGCAAGGCTCCCCAAGGCGGACAACGGCTGCGGCGGCCGTGTGGTATTGCCGCTGAATGTGACCGTTTGCCCTGGCGCCCGAATATCGACTTGACTATAGGTCGCAGGGGTAACCACCGCGCCATGAAAAATGAGATCGGCCGCACTCGACAGCACGGCTGTCGGACGCGGTATAGCGCCTGTGCTCACCCCCGAAAGCCTTACTTCCCGGGCGCCCATGAATTCGGAACGCCCCATGCCGGTCAGGCTGAGATTGCCCGCGAGCTCCAGCAACTGCGCGTCAGCCCTGAAGTTGCCGGTGCCCGCAACCGGTGTATTCATCCGATCCTGAAGCACCACATCGAAATTGCCCAGCCGGATGGTTTCCGCCTTCAGCGCGGCTTCGCCCCCTGCTGTCTCGATGCGCGGCGCATCCAGCACCAGCTCTTTCAATGGCAGGGCTCGATTGGCGCCCAGGTTCAGGCCGTTCTCCAGGCGGATCGCATCCAGGCTTTTCAGCGCAATGCGGTCGAAACCGGCTGCATCAAATGCCGTGGCGCCCAGCCGGGCCTGCCGTCCAAGTCCGACGGGGAGGGCGACACCCGGAACGAGGCCGCCCGCCTGAGGTGCCACTGTCTGCGCCAGGCTCAATACGCGCTCACCGGCGGGAAACCCTTTATCCTGTGGATTGCTCACATCCACAAGCCCCAGGACGAGATCAAGCGTGCCGTCGCGATTCGATGCGCTGCCTCCCCGCGCCATGATGCCGCCGTCAAGCAATATGCCTTCACGCGCAACGATGTTGACGGAGCCGGCGTCGCTGCCCACCCACTGCCCCAGGCCTCCGGCCGCGTTCAGAATATCCAGCCGGACCGGCACGGCGCCGGCAATGTTGATGTTTGAACCCGCTTCGGCGACGACATTGCCGAACTGTGCATTCAAGGCTACTCTGCCGCCGCTCAGCACTTCGCCCTGCGTCAGCCGCTGGTTGTCGAGATAGGTCAGCGCCAATCCGGATACGTCGAGTACGGCCTGTTTGCCCAGCCAGATGCCGTTGCCGGCATTGAAGTTGAACTCGTGGCTGTGATCGAGTGTCGCCGTAATGCTGCCGCCGGGAGCGGTGATCCGCCCCTGTATGTTCACCAACCGATCGGCGGCAAGCATGATTTCAGCCTTGGGGTCCGCCTCGATATGCGCGCCTGCGCCGATCAACAGATCGGCCGCTCCCTGCTCGTCGGGATTTCTCACCACGAAACTCAGATTTACCGGTTGGCGCACCAGGTCATCCAGTTTTACCTGGTGGCTGAAACCTTCGATCTTGCTGCCGCTCGGCCGTAGCGTATATTCGGGCAGCAGTTCCAGGCTGAGAACGGTCGGCTTGATCCGAACCCCCTCGGATAACGTCACGCTCTCGATTCCGCCAAGATTGATATTGGCAAAACCCGCGCGCTCAAAAAATCCCGTATCCAGATTCACTGTGCCGGAATTATTGTCCGGCGTGCCGCCTATCTGTATTTTGTTGCTGGAAACAGTGAGCGTGCCGCCACCGCCGAGGCCATGGCCGCGCACATTGTCGCCAAGGCCCGACAAGGCATTGCCCGACAGCCTGATTTCACCCCCGTTCCCTGCCATGACCTTGCCTCGGCCATCGACTTTGAGCCGGCCGCCGCCGGTGACATCCATCAGTGTATCGTGCCCCAGGGCGAGATTATCGGAAGCCGAGAGCGCGATCTTCCCACCATTCGGCAGCGCAACCTCGCCCGAGCCCGCGGGGACCCCGCGCAATTCGTTCACCCAGGCGCCTCGTGCCGAAAGTGTCACGCCATCGGCCACGACCATATCCACAGGGCCGGAAGCGATATTGACGTCGTTCCTGCGCGCATCGAGCACAATCGAACCGCTCGGGGCCACGATATCCGCATCGACCGTCAATCCTTGTGCGGTAATATTTATGCTGCCGCCTTGTGGGGTACGCAACGCCTCGCGCACCGCTACCGCCTGATTGCTGAAAATCTCCAGATTGGCGACCTTATCCTTGCCCAGCAGCGTAGGGCTGAGACGTAAGGTATTGACGAGATCGGGTGAAAGCGCATCACCAAACCTGAACCCGTCCGGCAGCGTGGCGCCGGTGCTGTTCAGTTCGACCAGCTGGTTTAATTTATAGTCATCTCCGGTGCTGGTGGCATGGGTAACTGCCCCGGTGCCCAGGGTCAGACGGGCGCCGGCAGGCATGACGCCTGCGTCACGCTGCACTTCGCCGACAACGGTGCGGCCCTGAACTTCCCCCTGCATCACGATGGCGCGCAGACCAATTACTTCCAGGGCACCCGCATTCTTTCCTTCGGTATAGCCTGGGTCATAATTGTAGCTCTGCCCCAGATCGATCACCTCTTTTACGTTCCAGCGTCCGAAATTCTGGATGTAACGGGTGGCAATGCCGTCGTAACGCACATCGGCGCGCGCACTGGCGATATCGGTCGTTACGCCGCGAGACATGACGAGGGTGGTGGGTACGCTGGCCGGGGTGTAGCGCAGGCTGCCGCCGGATAGATCGATCACCGCCCCGGATTCGATGATGGCTTCACCCAGCGAGTTCAGGCGCACCGTGCCACCCTGGGTCGAGCGCTCTGCGACGGTGCGTTCGAGACGCGCCTGATAGGATTGCAAACTATCCTTGGCGATCAGGGTAGGCATGCCTGTATTAGCGTTGTTCAGGGCACGGTTGATGTCGACATAAACCTTCTGGCCACGCAGCGGACCGTCGCGATTCACTGGGGAATCCTTCAATTCGTCCCCTCGCAACTCGACTTCCACGCCGTTACGTGCCGTGGAAACCTGCACGTTTTCGAGTCCGGATACGCTGATGCGGGCACCGCTGGCGATGTGAATGCGCGCCGTGCTGGAGGCAGGCAAATTAAATTGCTGCTTGAACGGATCATTATTCACGACCATGCCGGGATCATCGATGGCGATAAAATTCACCTCACCCGCTGGTGCATTGATTACTGCCCCGTTTTCCATCCGTATGTCCTGCCCCAGCACCCTCACCTGGGATGGGAGCACGAGGCCCGTACCCGTCAGCCCATCCACCAGACCGGTCTTGTCCGACATCTCCGGCAACACCTCCGTCAGGCTGCCACCGGCAAGAACCACGCGGCCCGCACGCGTCGAATTATCCTGCGCGGTTGCGGCGTCCTTGGCCAGCAGATAAACCGAACCGTTGGCGGTTACCGATGTCGTTGCCCGCGCGATACCCTTCTGGTTGACGGCATACCCCACCATGGTGACGTTGCCGCGCGGCGTGCTCAGTTCACCCAGGTTGGTGACGTGACCAAGCTTGTCCAGCGCGCCTTCTTTCAACGACACGGCCCGGCCATCCAGAACGCCATCCTTGATATCGGTGTTGGCCGTGTCGAAATCTCCCAGGCCGGCCGGGCTCTCCACTTCAACCAGCAGGCCGCGCACATTGGCATCCACCGGTTCGGCGGACGCCGAACGTAAAAATACCTTGGTGCCGGCAGCGGCGATCACCTGCCCGTCCGGTGCTTCCACCGTGCCCTTGTTGATCACCGTGGGGGCGATCAGCATCACCCGTCCCTGGCTCCCGGCTGTAATGCGCGCGCCTTCGAATACCTTGATGAACCCGCCCGCGCCTTCGAATTGGGGGACCGTTTTCTGCGTGGTCAGAAAAGCGTTAAGAATGAAGTTGTCGTGAATATCCAGGCTGCTGGCGGTAAAACTGCCGAGGTTCACTTGCGATGAGCCCATGAAGGCAATGCCGTTTGTGTTGACGAGAATGACGTTAGCATTTTGCCCGGCTGCCTGGGTGAGAATGCCGGCTATGACGCTGGGGTCGCTGTCCCAGACGCGGTTCAAGGTGGTGAAATTCGCGCCCTGCACCAGATTCTGCGCGGCAAGGCTCTCCACCTGCTGAAACTGTACCGAATGTCCGGGACTGACATTAAACGTTTCCCAGTTGAGGATCGCTTTTTCGCCTACCTGATTGACCACGGCCTGATGACCATGGTCCTGATAGCTCGCCTGACCTGCGGTGACAAAACCCGGCACTCCCGCGCCGCACCCGCCCCCGCAGGGCACCGGCAACTCGGCCTGCGCGGATGCGGCCAGCAAAAGTCCCGTTAGCAGCAACACCCTCCCGCCTGCCGCCTTGCCACGGCTGCGCGCCGTTTCCGCTGCGGGAACCCGCATTCCCAAAGCCGGGTTGAAAATCAACCGGTATATATTGCGATTCATCCGTCAGCTCCTTCAAGGATGGCCTGTCGTGCGGCTTTATGTAGCCGGTTCTCGTATGGGTCATTCATGTTTCACCATGCGTGCCGGACCAGAAAATGCACGCGTTTATCTCCCGCTTTCGTTCTGCCGGCTTCTTCCAGCGCGACGGCCCAGCTAAAGTCGGCCGATACGCTGTCCCAGCCTCTGATCCGCAGACCCATCCCGGTGCCAGCCAGATCGAACCGGTCCTTCTGTCCCGGCAATGGCTGCTGCACACGCACGGTTCCGCCGTCGATAAAAGCCAGCAGGCGAAACTCATTCAGCGCCTCCAGCAGATAACTGGCGTAGTCGGGCGTAAAAACTTCCAGTTGCCCGGTCGCGCTATCGTCGCCCAATGCGGCAACTTCATAGTAGCCACGCACCGTGCTTATCCCGCCCACGATGGTTTGCTCATTATTGATAAGCGGTTGCGCCGCAATCTGCCAAGTCGCCCGGCCGGTCACGCCCCAGCCCTGGCGCATGGTTTCGGTATGCGAAAAATTACCACGCAGAAATAAGTAGTTCGAATGCGCCTTGAAGCGTTTGTTGGCGAATTCCGTTTCGCTTCCCACCAGTCCGCGCACGTGGAAATTCAACGACAGCCCCAGTTTGGTAGTACGCCCCTCTCCCATCCAGGTACCATCCCAGCCCACGGTGAAAGGCATGTAAGTGATCGGCGTATTGAAGTTGCCACCGTCAATGAGATTGATTTTCTGGGTAAAATCCTTGTAGTCCATCCCAAGCGTTGCGGTATGGAAGAATTTCGCGCCGCCGGGGAGCGGCAGGATGTAGCGCCCCCCGAATATCATGCCATTCCCAAGCACATTGAGCGTACCCAGCGAGGCGACGGTGGATGCGGAATAGATGCCATACAGGGCGAGAAACCCGCCGGATTCCAGCGGCAGCGTATAATTGGCGGAAAATACCTTGCTCTGGTCCGGGTTCTCCGGCGTAATGAGCCCGGTCAACCCCAGGCTATGCTGCCTGTGCCACAGGTTGTCCCAACTCAGGTTCGCGCTGAGCCGTGTCAGCGTCGTATTCGGGATCTGCCGGCTATTCAGTTCCACGCTGCCATGCAGCGGCAACTGATCCTTCACTTTCAGATCGACTTCCACGGTGCCGGGTGTTTTGCCGGCCCTTAACACCGGCGTGATCCTGCGATCGGCCGAGCGATTCAAGCCGGCAAGCTGTTTCTGCATTTCCTTGAAATTCGGCACATTCCCCTCGGCCAGCTCAGGCACCGCGGCCTTGATATCGGCCGGGCTGAAATAGCGCGAATCGACCACGCGCATACGTCTCACCGGCGCCTCGGTTACTGCCAGCCTGACCACTGCGTCCTCTACCTTTTGCTGCGGGATGCTGACCAGCACCGTCAGATAACCCGCGTCGTGATAGGCGCGTTCCAGCGCATCGCGCGCCTGTTCCACATCCGCCAGCGTTTTATTTTCACCCAGGTAAGAATAAACCGCCTGTTCCACCACCGTGACAGGCAGCAATGTCGCGCCTTCGACCCGATATTCGAACACATCGAATTGCGCATCCTGCGCATGGGATGCCTGCATCCATCCAGCAAGACAAAACAGGCAGCACACCCGCAATACTTTATTTACTGTTCGCCACATTCGATCAATATTCACAAGCTGGGCTCAGACCGCTTTTTACATAAATGCAAATGGG
Coding sequences within it:
- a CDS encoding glycerophosphodiester phosphodiesterase family protein, whose protein sequence is MLSIRAVNRLTRIQQATPVGMPSRNFVLLALITRFMLAALSIVIAPASAGESDNGGESARHDREAEAGMNIQLGPRPFFLVEDMEPGKLKSRLQRCGNGPFRKTDFSIGHRGAALQFPEHTKESYEAAARMGAGIVECDVTFTRDKILVCRHSQCDLHMTTDILNTPLAEKCSRPFIPAQFDASGNLVREASARCCTSDLTVDEFKSLKGKMDSFNPAARSFPEYLGDIPGWRTGLYAGPTSGTLLTHKESIRLFTDLGVKMMPELKSTGMAMPYDSDGDGVGDYTQQDYAQQMIDEYKAADVNPRDVYVQSFDIRDIRYWIANEPQFGKQAVYLDDANVVADLPQAAQLAAYKAEGINIVAPPLFALLATDGSGNIVPSRYAGQAKSAGLDMITWTLERSGILADGDNGFYYQTFDSAIAREGDVMKVLDVLAKDIGIIGIFSDWPATVSYYASCMNLR